The following coding sequences lie in one Mycteria americana isolate JAX WOST 10 ecotype Jacksonville Zoo and Gardens chromosome 15, USCA_MyAme_1.0, whole genome shotgun sequence genomic window:
- the VMA12 gene encoding vacuolar ATPase assembly protein VMA12 isoform X1 — translation MASAVRAGPRLRRAVEGGELAGLPAGLRAELEAALASEGAVVPFSLLRRLHAALREAGSPLYLHELLEGSEIDLPEVPVPPRNPELVARLERIKAKLANEEYRRMTRNITGQEVNGTLAEFGRQVRSVKAVVITIFNFIVTVVAAFACTYLGSQYVFVETAAVSEPVALEPACGTLCAGLAGAADALPSAGSGSRHAQGRLSLFLRPQRVLSAVIVASVVGLAELYVMVRTLEGDLGKL, via the exons ATGGCGTCGGcggtgcgggccgggccgcggctgcggcgggcggTGGAGGGCGGCGAgctggcggggctgcccgccggcctGCGGGCCGAGCTGGAGGCGGCACTGGCCTCCGAAGGCGCCGTGGTGCCCTTCAGCCTGCTGCGGAGGCTGCATGCCGCGCTGCGGGAGGCAG ggtcCCCGCTGTACCTACACGAGCTCCTGGAAGGCAGCGAGATCGACCTGCCCGAGGTGCCGGTACCGCCGCGG aaCCCGGAGCTGGTGGCCCGGCTGGAGCGGATAAAGGCCAAGCTGGCCAACGAGGAGTACCGGCGGATGACGCGCAACATCACGGGCCAG GAGGTGAACGGGACATTGGCCGAATTTGGGAGGCAAG TTCGCTCTGTTAAAGCCGTCGTCATCACCATATTCAACTTCATTGTCACCGTGGTGGCCGCCTTCGCCTGCACGTACCTGGGCAGCCAGTACGTCTTCGTGGAGACCGCGGCGGTGAGTGAGCCCGTGGCCTTGGAGCCCGCTTGCGGCACGCTCTGTGCCGGCCTGGCAGGAGCGGCAGACGCGCTCCCCAGCGCGGGCAGCGGCTCGAGGCACGCGCAGGGTCGCTTATCTCTCTTTTTGCGTCCTCAGCGCGTCCTGTCAGCGGTAATTGTGGCCTCGGTGGTTGGCTTGGCCGAGCTGTATGTAATGGTGCGGACCCTTGAAGGGGACCTTGGGAAACTATAA
- the VMA12 gene encoding vacuolar ATPase assembly protein VMA12 isoform X3 — protein MASAVRAGPRLRRAVEGGELAGLPAGLRAELEAALASEGAVVPFSLLRRLHAALREAGSPLYLHELLEGSEIDLPEVPVPPRNPELVARLERIKAKLANEEYRRMTRNITGQEVNGTLAEFGRQGEWLPVLLVPGSCLQFALLKPSSSPYSTSLSPWWPPSPARTWAASTSSWRPRRASCQR, from the exons ATGGCGTCGGcggtgcgggccgggccgcggctgcggcgggcggTGGAGGGCGGCGAgctggcggggctgcccgccggcctGCGGGCCGAGCTGGAGGCGGCACTGGCCTCCGAAGGCGCCGTGGTGCCCTTCAGCCTGCTGCGGAGGCTGCATGCCGCGCTGCGGGAGGCAG ggtcCCCGCTGTACCTACACGAGCTCCTGGAAGGCAGCGAGATCGACCTGCCCGAGGTGCCGGTACCGCCGCGG aaCCCGGAGCTGGTGGCCCGGCTGGAGCGGATAAAGGCCAAGCTGGCCAACGAGGAGTACCGGCGGATGACGCGCAACATCACGGGCCAG GAGGTGAACGGGACATTGGCCGAATTTGGGAGGCAAGGTGAgtggctgcctgtcctgctggtGCCGGGCAGTTGCCTACAG TTCGCTCTGTTAAAGCCGTCGTCATCACCATATTCAACTTCATTGTCACCGTGGTGGCCGCCTTCGCCTGCACGTACCTGGGCAGCCAGTACGTCTTCGTGGAGACCGCGGCG CGCGTCCTGTCAGCGGTAA
- the VMA12 gene encoding vacuolar ATPase assembly protein VMA12 isoform X2 translates to MASAVRAGPRLRRAVEGGELAGLPAGLRAELEAALASEGAVVPFSLLRRLHAALREAGSPLYLHELLEGSEIDLPEVPVPPRNPELVARLERIKAKLANEEYRRMTRNITGQEVNGTLAEFGRQVRSVKAVVITIFNFIVTVVAAFACTYLGSQYVFVETAARVLSAVIVASVVGLAELYVMVRTLEGDLGKL, encoded by the exons ATGGCGTCGGcggtgcgggccgggccgcggctgcggcgggcggTGGAGGGCGGCGAgctggcggggctgcccgccggcctGCGGGCCGAGCTGGAGGCGGCACTGGCCTCCGAAGGCGCCGTGGTGCCCTTCAGCCTGCTGCGGAGGCTGCATGCCGCGCTGCGGGAGGCAG ggtcCCCGCTGTACCTACACGAGCTCCTGGAAGGCAGCGAGATCGACCTGCCCGAGGTGCCGGTACCGCCGCGG aaCCCGGAGCTGGTGGCCCGGCTGGAGCGGATAAAGGCCAAGCTGGCCAACGAGGAGTACCGGCGGATGACGCGCAACATCACGGGCCAG GAGGTGAACGGGACATTGGCCGAATTTGGGAGGCAAG TTCGCTCTGTTAAAGCCGTCGTCATCACCATATTCAACTTCATTGTCACCGTGGTGGCCGCCTTCGCCTGCACGTACCTGGGCAGCCAGTACGTCTTCGTGGAGACCGCGGCG CGCGTCCTGTCAGCGGTAATTGTGGCCTCGGTGGTTGGCTTGGCCGAGCTGTATGTAATGGTGCGGACCCTTGAAGGGGACCTTGGGAAACTATAA